From Cellulosimicrobium cellulans, the proteins below share one genomic window:
- the pdxT gene encoding pyridoxal 5'-phosphate synthase glutaminase subunit PdxT: MTITIGVLALQGDVREHRAALETAGARTVGVRRPEELAAVDGLVLPGGESTTIDKLLRIFELAEPLRARIAGGLPVYGSCAGMILLADRILGGTADQRTIGGLDVTVRRNAFGRQVDSFETDLAFEGLAPRDGARDGGATARAEQGAVHAVFIRAPWVEEVGPGVKVLARIPDHEAPGIPAAAAGRIVAVQQGSLLATSFHPEISGDARVHELFVRIAKG; encoded by the coding sequence GTGACGATCACGATCGGAGTCCTGGCGCTGCAGGGCGACGTGCGCGAGCACCGCGCCGCGCTCGAGACCGCGGGTGCCCGCACGGTCGGCGTGCGGCGCCCTGAGGAGCTCGCCGCGGTCGACGGGCTGGTGCTCCCCGGGGGCGAGTCGACGACGATCGACAAGCTCCTGCGCATCTTCGAGCTCGCGGAGCCGCTGCGCGCCCGCATCGCCGGGGGCCTGCCGGTCTACGGCTCGTGCGCCGGCATGATCCTGCTCGCCGACCGCATCCTCGGTGGCACGGCCGACCAGCGGACCATCGGCGGTCTCGACGTGACGGTCCGGCGCAACGCCTTCGGCCGGCAGGTCGACTCGTTCGAGACCGACCTCGCGTTCGAGGGCCTGGCCCCGCGGGACGGCGCTCGCGACGGGGGAGCCACGGCGCGCGCGGAGCAGGGCGCGGTGCATGCCGTGTTCATCCGCGCGCCGTGGGTAGAGGAGGTCGGTCCGGGCGTGAAGGTCCTCGCCCGGATCCCCGACCACGAGGCGCCCGGCATCCCGGCGGCCGCCGCCGGTAGGATCGTCGCAGTCCAGCAGGGATCGCTGCTCGCCACCTCGTTCCACCCGGAGATCTCCGGGGACGCGCGCGTGCACGAGCTGTTCGTCAGAATCGCGAAGGGGTAG